One region of Cytobacillus sp. IB215665 genomic DNA includes:
- a CDS encoding CotS family spore coat protein — MVTGLIEDQIIVDQFEEEDSEYVLTPEEEEKLLKLAETIMPYWDFSITNIEVIQGGQMALVWKIHTTEKVICLKRIHRPEKKALFSIYAQQYLAQKGMRVPGIIPNRHGELYSKHGPFLFVVYDWIEGRPFELTVTEDVEFMMKGLAEFHLASIGYLPPPGVPVFKKLGRWPNHYIKRCQQMETWKLVAQRFPDDPFSQTYLAEIDSFIDEGRTTLQRLLESEYQTWVQSMETTPTLCHQDYGTGNTLLGLDEQIWVIDLDTVSYDLPIRDLRKIVIPLLDTSGVWYEEQFDIMINAYESISPLSSAQKQIMFIDMLFPYELYDVIRERYVRQSPLLPDELTGAMEYERIKSTALNKLIAQI; from the coding sequence ATGGTGACTGGATTGATTGAGGATCAAATTATAGTTGATCAGTTTGAAGAAGAAGATAGTGAGTATGTATTAACACCAGAGGAAGAAGAAAAGCTGTTAAAACTTGCAGAAACAATTATGCCTTATTGGGATTTTTCAATAACTAACATTGAAGTTATCCAAGGAGGGCAAATGGCACTCGTATGGAAAATTCATACAACCGAGAAAGTTATTTGCTTAAAAAGAATACACCGCCCTGAGAAAAAAGCACTTTTTTCTATTTATGCACAACAATACTTAGCACAAAAAGGTATGAGGGTTCCAGGGATAATACCAAATAGGCATGGTGAACTCTATTCTAAACATGGACCATTTTTATTTGTTGTCTATGATTGGATTGAGGGCAGGCCATTTGAATTAACCGTAACTGAAGATGTCGAATTCATGATGAAAGGGCTTGCAGAATTTCATTTAGCATCGATAGGTTACTTACCACCACCAGGTGTTCCGGTATTTAAAAAGCTTGGCAGATGGCCAAATCATTATATTAAAAGGTGTCAACAGATGGAAACATGGAAACTAGTTGCGCAAAGATTTCCTGATGATCCTTTTTCACAAACTTATTTAGCTGAAATTGATTCATTTATTGATGAAGGACGTACTACATTGCAAAGACTATTGGAATCAGAATATCAAACATGGGTGCAAAGTATGGAGACTACACCTACTTTATGCCACCAGGATTATGGCACAGGTAATACATTGTTAGGATTAGATGAGCAGATTTGGGTAATTGACCTTGACACCGTATCGTATGATTTACCAATCCGGGATTTGCGCAAAATTGTCATACCACTGCTAGACACTAGTGGTGTTTGGTATGAAGAACAATTCGACATTATGATTAATGCTTACGAATCAATTTCTCCTCTTTCTTCAGCACAAAAACAAATTATGTTTATTGATATGTTGTTCCCTTATGAGTTATACGATGTGATCCGTGAACGATATGTACGTCAATCTCCTTTGTTGCCTGATGAATTAACAGGAGCGATGGAATATGAACGTATTAAATCCACCGCGTTAAATAAATTGATCGCTCAAATATAA
- a CDS encoding CotS family spore coat protein, translating into MEQQHTEDISYLNRVLQFYPFDILDVHLIESRSGRTTWEVKTNDGIKILKQAQMKPRRMLFIAGAHDHLYKNGLSITPIHKTTNGAICIGAKNFSYVLYDKVVGNEMIYYNKDQMKKTFAFAAQFHISSKGYIPASESKKRSRLDKWHKLYRWKLQELAGNKQLAQSYPEDEFSKLFLMYADKMLERGQNALRALDNGQYDQWTKNSIEERSYCQQDFTLARFTEIDGAPFMRELHSITYDLPSRDLRILLNKLMKKLSVWDTDLAVELLRSYEAVNPLTPDQYKVLWVDLEFPYLFCSIIHKYYLSQKRSWGDEKYIWALQNIIAVEDSKEQFLRQYREIINSITEGNGGE; encoded by the coding sequence TTGGAACAACAGCATACTGAAGACATCTCTTATTTGAACCGAGTGTTACAGTTCTATCCATTTGATATATTAGATGTTCATCTCATCGAAAGTCGGAGTGGAAGGACAACTTGGGAAGTAAAGACAAATGATGGTATAAAAATACTGAAACAGGCACAAATGAAACCGAGAAGAATGTTGTTTATCGCTGGAGCACATGATCATCTATATAAAAATGGCTTGTCTATCACACCAATTCATAAAACAACAAACGGTGCAATTTGTATCGGGGCAAAAAATTTTTCATATGTGTTATACGATAAAGTGGTAGGAAATGAAATGATTTATTACAACAAGGATCAGATGAAGAAAACATTTGCTTTTGCAGCACAATTTCATATTTCTTCAAAAGGGTATATTCCAGCCTCGGAAAGTAAAAAACGCAGTAGACTTGACAAGTGGCATAAATTATACAGATGGAAATTGCAAGAATTAGCAGGTAATAAGCAGTTAGCACAGTCTTATCCTGAGGACGAATTTTCTAAATTATTTTTAATGTATGCGGACAAAATGCTTGAACGAGGACAAAATGCATTAAGAGCTCTCGATAATGGTCAGTACGACCAATGGACAAAGAATTCAATTGAGGAAAGGAGCTACTGTCAACAGGATTTTACACTAGCTAGATTTACAGAAATTGATGGAGCCCCATTTATGAGAGAGCTTCATTCGATTACGTATGATTTACCATCACGAGATTTACGCATCCTGTTAAATAAATTAATGAAAAAATTATCGGTATGGGATACTGATCTAGCTGTTGAGTTACTACGCTCATATGAAGCTGTTAATCCGTTAACTCCAGATCAATATAAAGTATTATGGGTCGACTTAGAATTTCCGTATTTATTCTGTTCTATTATACACAAATACTATTTAAGCCAAAAAAGATCCTGGGGTGATGAAAAATATATTTGGGCGTTACAAAATATTATTGCGGTGGAAGATTCAAAAGAACAATTTTTACGTCAGTACCGAGAAATAATTAATAGTATAACAGAAGGAAACGGAGGTGAATGA
- a CDS encoding CotO family spore coat protein → MKEKQKIKNTPFMYIIQPNLSTIESSMQKTFIAKVDNSESINENAINKIDNKDSVEKIEHTENVIEKRKYAKKSSIKPFKEMDLVEKVKFLANPPKQLPRVKCKIKTINDMFEGTIIEQTDEKISMHLMDTGETITINIDEVELITMLGLS, encoded by the coding sequence ATGAAAGAAAAACAAAAAATTAAAAATACACCATTTATGTATATTATACAACCAAACTTAAGTACAATTGAATCATCTATGCAAAAAACATTTATAGCAAAGGTGGATAATAGTGAATCTATAAATGAAAATGCCATAAATAAAATCGATAACAAAGATAGTGTTGAAAAAATAGAACATACTGAAAATGTAATAGAAAAAAGAAAATATGCTAAGAAATCTTCAATTAAACCCTTTAAAGAAATGGATCTAGTAGAAAAAGTGAAATTTTTAGCAAATCCACCAAAACAACTACCACGTGTAAAATGTAAAATCAAAACGATCAATGATATGTTTGAAGGTACGATTATTGAACAAACGGATGAAAAAATTTCAATGCATTTGATGGATACTGGTGAAACAATTACGATTAATATCGATGAAGTTGAATTAATTACGATGCTAGGGTTGTCGTAG
- a CDS encoding UTP--glucose-1-phosphate uridylyltransferase — MIKKAIIPAAGYGTRSLPISKVIPKEMFPIGIKPAIQYVVEEAIESGIEQILMVVSRSKNLIVDYFDHSLELEAFLERKNKMHLMDAPNIPDIQIHYTRQPIAKGLGDAIRLGKSFVNDEPFAVLLPDDIILHKHSPSLKQLIDVFTKYKESVIGLQTVDEKYLNQYGVIKGKKHSNDTYRLTDIVEKPKINPPSQLAVIGRYVFTPMIFEQLDKIKRGIGGEYQLTDGMKALLQSENIYGKLIEGQRYDIGSMDDYMKLLNFVYSNMKNG; from the coding sequence GTGATTAAAAAAGCGATCATACCAGCAGCAGGATATGGAACACGTAGTTTACCAATCTCAAAGGTTATTCCCAAGGAAATGTTTCCGATTGGTATTAAACCCGCCATTCAATACGTAGTGGAAGAAGCAATTGAGTCAGGAATTGAGCAAATATTAATGGTTGTTTCTCGATCAAAAAACCTTATCGTTGACTACTTCGACCATTCACTTGAACTTGAAGCATTTCTTGAGCGGAAAAATAAGATGCATTTGATGGATGCCCCTAATATACCAGATATACAAATTCACTATACTCGCCAACCTATTGCGAAAGGTCTAGGGGATGCCATTCGTCTGGGTAAGTCATTTGTAAATGATGAGCCGTTTGCTGTGTTATTACCTGATGATATCATTCTCCATAAACATTCACCATCTCTGAAACAATTAATTGATGTATTTACGAAATATAAAGAGAGCGTCATAGGTTTACAAACGGTTGATGAAAAGTACTTAAATCAATATGGCGTAATAAAAGGAAAAAAGCACAGTAACGATACTTATAGGTTAACTGATATTGTTGAAAAACCAAAGATAAACCCACCTTCTCAATTAGCAGTCATAGGTAGGTATGTTTTTACACCAATGATTTTTGAACAATTGGATAAGATTAAACGGGGTATTGGCGGTGAATATCAGTTGACAGATGGCATGAAAGCATTGTTACAATCAGAAAATATATACGGCAAATTAATAGAAGGACAAAGATACGATATTGGTAGTATGGATGATTATATGAAATTACTAAATTTTGTTTACAGTAATATGAAAAATGGGTAA
- a CDS encoding glycosyltransferase family 4 protein → MKICFICTEKLPSPSIRGGAIQLMIDGVLPYLKDNHDITVFSITDPDLPVKEERSGVTFIRFDREHYRSLVAEELTNHSFDVIHVYNRPANVPLYKQASPTSRFVVSLHNEMFAEHKLPFDEGQQIIHDVDAITTVSNYIKQTVLRRFPEAEKKIKVVYSGVDLQQFIPLWSSEGKHIRHRLRQKYSIAQHEKVILFVGRLSQSKGPHILLEAMKYILKKNEHAVLVIVGGKWFSDNKMNGYVRSLYKQALPYGDRIIFTKYVPAENIPHLFLIGDVFVCSSLWNEPLARVHYEAMAAGIPVVTTKRGGNEEVMIDAMNGLLIYDYNNPLEYAKSINFMLSHPSIARGFAKFGRKFVEVNFQFHHVADRLERVYNEVLFEENQK, encoded by the coding sequence GTGAAGATTTGCTTTATTTGTACCGAAAAGCTTCCATCACCATCAATTAGAGGAGGGGCAATCCAGCTGATGATTGATGGGGTGCTTCCATATTTAAAAGATAATCATGACATAACAGTTTTTTCAATCACTGACCCTGATCTACCTGTTAAGGAAGAGCGTAGCGGAGTCACATTTATACGTTTTGACAGAGAGCATTATAGATCACTAGTAGCTGAAGAATTAACTAATCATTCCTTTGATGTAATCCATGTATACAATCGCCCTGCAAATGTGCCACTATATAAGCAAGCTTCTCCTACTAGCCGCTTCGTCGTTAGTCTTCATAATGAAATGTTTGCAGAACATAAACTTCCCTTTGATGAAGGTCAACAAATTATACATGACGTTGATGCGATTACGACTGTTAGCAATTATATTAAACAAACAGTGCTAAGAAGATTTCCTGAAGCTGAAAAAAAAATAAAGGTCGTCTATTCTGGTGTTGATTTACAACAATTCATTCCTCTATGGTCTTCTGAAGGCAAACACATCCGCCATCGATTACGTCAAAAGTATAGTATTGCTCAGCATGAAAAAGTCATATTATTTGTCGGCCGTTTAAGCCAATCCAAAGGCCCTCATATATTACTTGAGGCAATGAAATATATATTAAAAAAGAATGAACATGCTGTTCTCGTTATTGTTGGAGGAAAGTGGTTCAGTGATAATAAAATGAATGGCTATGTTCGCTCATTATACAAACAAGCACTTCCATATGGAGATCGCATCATCTTTACAAAATATGTTCCAGCTGAAAACATTCCACACTTATTTCTAATTGGAGATGTATTTGTATGCAGTTCTCTTTGGAATGAACCATTAGCGAGGGTCCATTATGAAGCGATGGCTGCTGGTATCCCAGTAGTTACTACTAAGCGGGGCGGAAATGAAGAAGTTATGATTGATGCAATGAACGGTCTACTTATTTATGACTATAATAATCCTTTGGAATATGCCAAATCGATCAATTTTATGTTATCACACCCATCCATTGCGAGGGGGTTTGCTAAATTTGGCAGAAAATTCGTTGAAGTTAACTTCCAGTTTCACCACGTCGCAGATAGGTTAGAAAGGGTATACAACGAAGTATTGTTTGAGGAAAATCAAAAATAG
- a CDS encoding glycosyltransferase family 4 protein — protein sequence MKIALIATEKLPVPAIRGGAIQIYLQSVASIIAQKHDVTVISITDPELLDFEQTNGVKYVRFSADQYVEQIEAHIKAENYDVIHLCNRPNWIKILATASPQTKFVLSVHNEMFDYEKMTDVEGLDCIQNVSKIVTVSNFIGKTITSRFPEAVNKTSTVYSGVDIDHYHPAWTGNGKSTRNRIRDELNLQGRKIVLFVGRLSKVKGPHLLLQALPHIIDKHPDIMMVFIGSKWFGDDNVNNYVRHLYTFGAMYKEHVTFIKFVRPKNIPELYAMSDVFVCSSQWQEPLARVHYEAMAAGLPIITSKRGGNPEVIEEGKNGYIIDDFENPIEYAKKINLLLNDVNTRRSMGKYGRSIVERDFNWNRVAGNLLHVYEQA from the coding sequence ATGAAAATAGCTTTAATCGCTACAGAGAAACTACCTGTACCTGCTATACGAGGTGGAGCGATTCAAATATATCTACAATCGGTTGCGTCAATTATTGCTCAAAAGCATGATGTGACAGTTATTTCAATTACAGACCCTGAATTACTTGATTTTGAACAAACAAATGGTGTGAAGTATGTTCGGTTTAGTGCAGATCAATATGTTGAGCAAATCGAAGCTCATATTAAAGCTGAAAATTATGATGTCATACATTTATGTAATCGTCCAAATTGGATAAAAATTCTAGCTACTGCTTCACCCCAAACTAAATTTGTCTTAAGTGTGCACAATGAAATGTTTGATTATGAAAAAATGACTGACGTAGAGGGACTAGATTGTATTCAAAATGTTTCAAAAATCGTTACAGTTAGTAATTTTATTGGAAAAACTATTACATCTCGATTTCCAGAAGCAGTAAACAAAACATCGACTGTTTATTCAGGAGTAGATATAGACCACTATCATCCAGCATGGACAGGAAATGGTAAGAGTACGAGAAATCGAATTCGTGACGAATTAAATTTACAAGGTAGAAAAATTGTCTTATTCGTAGGTCGTTTAAGTAAAGTTAAAGGTCCACATCTACTCCTTCAAGCTTTGCCGCACATTATTGACAAACATCCAGATATCATGATGGTTTTTATTGGGTCCAAATGGTTCGGAGACGATAATGTTAACAATTATGTACGTCATTTATATACTTTTGGTGCCATGTACAAAGAGCATGTGACGTTTATTAAGTTTGTGCGACCGAAGAATATTCCAGAGTTATATGCGATGTCAGATGTGTTTGTCTGTTCTTCACAATGGCAAGAGCCGCTTGCGCGTGTACATTATGAAGCGATGGCTGCTGGTTTACCAATTATCACGAGTAAGCGTGGTGGAAATCCAGAAGTCATTGAGGAAGGTAAGAATGGTTATATCATTGATGATTTTGAAAACCCTATTGAATATGCAAAGAAAATCAACCTATTGTTAAATGACGTAAATACGCGTAGGAGCATGGGTAAATATGGTCGTTCAATCGTTGAGCGTGACTTTAACTGGAATAGAGTAGCAGGGAATTTGTTACATGTGTATGAACAAGCATGA